One Acropora palmata chromosome 2, jaAcrPala1.3, whole genome shotgun sequence genomic window carries:
- the LOC141874492 gene encoding uncharacterized protein LOC141874492: MNIIPFLILGTNLVVSSVKATIQRDVVTYINVFRHMHASAPLLVDDVLQKAAENAANTYMKANSKDKVPIYQYSANFCKYTGPESTLDRTCVISWYVTMKYFSWCYPKAEGQALPFVNMIWKASTKVGVGIAKASDGTYFVVVYILFLDANNIRGNVPPVKVVMEASDKADCPTGFYRFKTSCFKYVPTAVTWDEALVRCASENATLASIRNSDEETFLRDLQRKTGSSVETWIGLNDNLREGRFKFFDGLRFKPGVCVPVNANGGMQENCVAWSIEKPEGCWEDRSCGEKIPYTCRTPVEGKSTYRTEILFKKFRWNPSYKDKNSKAYRDLLNGIRVTFKEIFTRKSGKTKGGFRNATVKGVRAVSFQGRPNGLGISIKVQFRSFNADPTLRFQKFLRSSEKILSMDIDKPDKVQGKTGKAGDYCYNSCNHKHTCAATHYHQPPSYSHYPGYPAPVPPPFSPNPYPVPYPATASSTPLTTDPYPSTCPLYCSQHSLMDCYRQCNDECCDHRNDKRKPKPDHLNAFKKGNKNKRKPTSFQAELRRPKEMSDFHDRILEKDGDSIPTNLEKPGISNEHFDVNYNGNDGSRHWTFDQENKTGYDQKYKKSLGDTMSTRRKATSEIIKTNLEKESNPREHFTINLNKTQNFHQPAFDAHDMINYVLKQRKFSEPSSLQQNKDVKSAVEAMTDHSKKILQSKEQMTKENHLKKLNTTSGENKNNHFTVILNKTAQDSRPSMFDKINNDVNAFKTAHDAIDDISERKRSNQTFFNQLRGGSSAMTTPVIQHKHLQNVNERTEDINRRFSTTKNNTQDSRVSSLDKVDNNENIVTNDDLIDDLPEPKNSDHPSFKHLNDDHSTKMGLIKEHRHVDKLYKNATADSNDYTTTIKNKIQGSKLSPLDGEENNIYAHENIHPDYLINDIPEAKRSNASSQLSPLQERKQMFDEWSTETSNEHLSANLNNSEDSRMTVFDKEDNKYDNGRGDTNEWIGDADQELKNSDTSSFHLLNEHSSNIRNESDQKPEDLEKQSVENLIETTGNQIENDTLDHGEESNLEKQEKQELNRQEEDETAKEDNMEDESNGVVEPVDKNLEPGDDVREYNDDDSEPGNDDYSNEDDSNYAYNDNGDEDEDEDEDEKENDFHMDDSRKEPSEGHLDDEGIEDAGIFGRRKRNKIFKRER; this comes from the exons ATGAACATCATCCCATTTCTTATCCTGGGAACAAATCTGGTTGTTAGCAGTGTTAAAG CTACAATACAGAGGGATGTTGTGACGTACATCAACGTATTTCGTCATATGCACGCTTCTGCGCCTCTACTCGTCGATGACGTCCTTCAGAAAGCTGCAGAAAACGCTGCCAATACTTATATGAAGGCAAACAGCAAAGACAAGGTTCCAATTTATCAATACAGTGCCAATTTCTGCAAGTACACTGGGCCGGAATCGACTCTTGATCGAACCTGTGTGATATCTTGGTATGTTACGATGAAGTACTTTTCTTGGTGCTATCCGAAAGCTGAAGGCCAAGCTTTGCCATTTGTAAATATGATCTGGAAAGCTAGTACCAAAGTGGGTGTTGGTATCGCGAAGGCTTCCGATGGAACTTATTTTGTGGTGGTTTACATCTTGTTTCTAGATGCAAATAACATCAGAGGGAACGTACCACCAGTTAAAG TTGTAATGGAGGCAAGTGACAAAG CGGATTGCCCAACAGGTTTCTACCGATTTAAAACTTCTTGCTTCAAGTATGTGCCTACTGCAGTGACCTGGGACGAGGCTCTTGTGCGTTGCGCCAGCGAAAATGCCACCCTTGCGTCAATTCGAAACAGTGACGAAGAAACGTTTTTGCGtgatttacaaagaaaaacaggatCTAGTGTAGAGACGTGGATTG GTTTGAATGATAATTTACGCGAGGGACGCTTTAAGTTTTTTGATGGCTTAAGATTTAAACCGGGTGTCTGCGTTCCCGTAAACGCTAATGGCGGAATGCAGGAGAATTGTGTGGCGTGGAGTATTGAAAAGCCTGAGGGATGCTGGGAAGACAGATCCTGCGGTGAAAAGATTCCTTACACATGCAGGACCCCTGTTGAAG GGAAATCAACCTACAGAACTGAGATATTGTTCAAGAAATTTCGCTGGAATCCAAgttacaaagacaaaaactcAAAAGCGTACAGGGATCTTCTCAACGGCATCAGAGTAACG TTCAAAGAAATATTCACACGGAAATCCGGAAAAACCAAAGGAGGTTTCAGAAACGCTACGGTCAAGGGCGTCAG AGCAGTTTCGTTCCAAGGAAG ACCTAATGGATTGGGAATATCGATAAAAGTTCAGTTCCGGTCCTTTAACGCCGACCCAACTTTGAGATTCCAAAAGTTTCTTCGTAGTTCGGAGAAAATTCTAAGCATGGATATCGACAAGCCAG ATAAAGTCCAAGGAAAAACAG GCAAAGCAGGAGACTACTGTTACAATTCGTGTAACCACAAGCATACCTGCGCTGCCACTCATTACCACCAGCCTCCATCCTACAGTCACTATCCAGGCTACCCTGCTCCTGTTCCACCGCCTTTCTCGCCAAATCCTTACCCGGTACCATATCCAGCAACAGCGTCTTCAACGCCACTTACAACCGATCCGTACCCCTCTACATGCCCGTTGTATTGCAGCCAGCATTCATTAATGGACTGCTACAGGCAATGCAACGACGAATGCTGTGATCACAGGAACGACAAGAGGAAGCCGAAACCCGACCACTTGAATGCATTCAAAAAaggcaacaaaaacaagagaaagccTACTAGTTTCCAGGCGGAACTTAGGAGGCCAAAGGAAATGAGTGATTTTCATGACAGAATACTAGAAAAAGACGGTGACAGCATCCCAACGAATTTAGAAAAGCCCGGAATTTCGAATGAACATTTCGATGTTAACTATAACGGAAATGATGGATCAAGGCATTGGACTTTCGACCAAGAGAATAAAACTGGCTATGACCAGAAATACAAGAAATCGTTAGGCGACACCATGAGTACAAGGCGAAAAGCCACCAGTGAAATAATCAAGACaaacttggaaaaagaaagcaacccAAGGGAACATTTTACCATAAACTTAAACAAAACCCAAAACTTTCATCAACCGGCGTTTGATGCACATGATATGATTAACTATGTTCTAAAGCAGAGGAAATTTTCTGAGCCATCCTCTTTGCAGCAGAATAAAGATGTCAAGAGTGCGGTGGAGGCTATGACCGACCATTCAAAGAAGATTCTTCAAAGTAAAGAGCAGATGACAAAGGAGAATCATCTCAAGAAGTTGAATACAACCAGTggggaaaataaaaacaatcattttaccGTAATTTTAAACAAGACTGCTCAAGACTCAAGGCCATCAATGTTTGACAAAATTAACAACGATGTAAATGCCTTTAAAACGGCTCACGACGCAATAGACGATATCTCAGAGCGAAAGAGATCAAACCAAACCTTTTTCAATCAACTAAGAGGTGGTTCCAGTGCTATGACGACTCCGGTTATTCAGCACAAGCATCTCCAAAACGTTAACGAACGCACTGAGGATATAAATAGACGTTTTTCTACCACGAAAAACAATACTCAGGACTCAAGGGTTTCGTCTCTTGACAAAGTTGACAATAACGAAAATATCGTGACTAATGATGATCTCATAGACGATCTCCCAGAGCCAAAAAATTCTGACCATCCTTCATTTAAGCACCTAAATGATGATCACAGCACCAAGATGGGTCTCATCAAAGAACACAGACATGTCGACAAGTTGTACAAAAATGCGACGGCAGATTCAAATGACTACACGACCAccatcaaaaataaaatccaGGGATCAAAATTATCACCCCTCGACGGAGAAGAGAACAACATATACGCACATGAAAATATACATCCTGACTATCTGATTAATGATATTCCTGAAGCAAAGAGATCAAACGCGTCGTCTCAGTTAAGTCCTCTTCAAGAGCGCAAACAAATGTTCGATGAATGGTCGACTGAGACTTCAAATGAGCATTTGTCCGCGAATTTGAACAACTCTGAAGACTCTAGAATGACTGTCTTTGATAAAGAGGACAACAAATATGATAACGGAAGAGGAGACACTAATGAATGGATTGGTGACGCCGACCAAGAACTAAAGAATTCAGATACTTCCTCTTTTCACCTATTGAATGAACATTCCAGCAATATCAGGAATGAAAGTGATCAAAAGCCCGAGGACCTTGAGAAACAAAGTGTGGAAAATCTGATAGAAACCACGGGtaatcaaattgaaaatgatacCTTGGATCATGGTGAGGAGAGTAATctagaaaaacaagaaaaacaagaattaaACAGACAGGAGGAAGACGAAACGGCAAAAGAAGACAACATGGAGGACGAAAGTAATGGCGTAGTTGAACCTGTGGATAAGAATTTGGAACCAGGAGATGACGTCAGAGAATATAATGACGATGATTCTGAACCAGGTAATGATGACTACAGCAATGAGGATGATTCTAATTACGCATATAACGACAACGgagacgaagacgaagacgaagacgagGACGAAAAAGAGAATGATTTCCATATGGACGATTCCCGAAAGGAGCCATCAGAGGGACATCTGGACGATGAAGGAATTGAAGATGCTGGTATATTTGGAAGGAGGAAGAGAAACAAGATATTCAAAAGGGAACGATGA